One region of Peptococcaceae bacterium 1198_IL3148 genomic DNA includes:
- a CDS encoding helix-turn-helix transcriptional regulator — MNDVRQNIEKLRVAKGITKTYVAGKLGLSLQGYRHIIAGTSLDVERLKVIAEVLGVKPAVFFDNKLTDSVIRSLQKPTGTG, encoded by the coding sequence ATGAATGATGTACGTCAAAATATTGAAAAATTAAGAGTTGCTAAAGGCATTACAAAGACCTATGTTGCAGGCAAACTTGGTCTTTCGTTGCAGGGATATAGGCATATAATAGCAGGGACTAGTTTAGACGTTGAACGATTAAAGGTAATAGCAGAAGTTCTAGGGGTAAAGCCAGCAGTTTTTTTTGATAACAAACTAACGGATTCCGTTATTCGGAGCTTGCAAAAACCAACCGGCACTGGTTAA